The following are encoded in a window of Nitrospinota bacterium genomic DNA:
- the mreD gene encoding rod shape-determining protein MreD, translating into MSYLYFFSLVSTIFLVQTTSLHHLAIYGIQPDLVLVLTIYFSFKSKGDKGIIIGALLGLLQDLLSSGILGLNFFTKGFIAFLVGNLRNNIAIGNIVTQVTIIFFSALFEGFLVIVLFKIFFPQEYILKIFSGFVLYRAVYCSVIGIPLMALFDKLEIKWLRREGLI; encoded by the coding sequence ATGTCTTATCTGTATTTTTTTTCACTTGTTTCAACTATATTTCTTGTACAAACCACATCTTTACACCACTTAGCAATCTATGGCATCCAGCCAGATTTAGTTCTCGTTCTAACAATCTATTTTTCTTTTAAGAGTAAAGGTGATAAAGGAATCATCATCGGTGCCTTGCTAGGTCTCTTACAGGATCTTTTATCAAGCGGCATTCTTGGTTTGAATTTTTTTACAAAAGGATTTATAGCCTTTTTAGTAGGAAACCTAAGAAATAATATAGCAATAGGCAATATCGTAACACAGGTTACCATAATATTTTTTTCTGCTCTATTCGAAGGTTTTCTAGTTATCGTCTTGTTTAAAATCTTTTTTCCCCAGGAGTATATATTAAAGATATTTTCAGGATTTGTTTTATACAGAGCTGTTTATTGTTCAGTTATTGGAATTCCTTTGATGGCTCTTTTTGATAAATTAGAAATAAAATGGTTGAGAAGAGAGGGTTTGATATAA
- the mrdA gene encoding penicillin-binding protein 2 gives MVEKRGFDIMMPIESRKTKRTNDRREKRFLFMSLIILLFTILLVRIWYLQIIKGERFRKLSENNRIRIVSVKAHRGKIMDRERRIIADNRPSFNLSLTPEDIKVKDLQKILDLLNERIPLYKERIIKRIRSVSPFKPLVIKRDIDRDSVAFIVEHIFDIPGVELNIEPLRSYQYNDLSAHLLGYLGEIDEKGLQESKNGYQLGDFIGQLGIEKVYEAYLKGENGKKQVEVDAYGRELKLLIKKDFSPGNNLILTIDIRIQKLAEELLDNMTGSIVVMNPQNGEVLAMVSKPSFDPNLFAKGISKEEWLNLVRNEKHPLQNRAIQGQYPPGSVYKIVTAIAGLEEGIITPKTTIFDKGYFFFGNRVYRCWKEGGHGTVNLHKALVESCDTYFYKVGSQLGIDTLARYAKGFGLGKKTEIGLENEKEGLVPSTQWKKRVKNEPWFPGETISASIGQGYNLVTPLQLASLMSSIANGGIRYKPKLVKQIESPEGIILFSNQSEIIGRIPARSETLKIVRKGLLGVVNDNHGTGRRASIKNILVAGKTGTAQVIRMKENEPKDNQERLPYHLRDHGWFVCFAPFENSELVVVVCSEHGGKHGASYAPLAKKIIQEYFKLKNSSATISD, from the coding sequence ATGGTTGAGAAGAGAGGGTTTGATATAATGATGCCTATAGAGAGTCGAAAAACGAAGAGAACCAACGACAGAAGAGAAAAGAGATTTTTATTTATGTCATTAATCATTCTCCTCTTCACAATTCTGTTGGTTCGTATCTGGTATTTACAGATAATCAAGGGAGAGAGGTTTAGAAAACTTTCTGAAAATAACCGGATTAGGATAGTGTCTGTCAAAGCCCATAGGGGGAAGATTATGGATAGAGAAAGAAGAATAATTGCGGATAATCGACCCTCCTTTAATCTTTCCTTGACCCCTGAAGATATAAAGGTCAAGGATCTTCAAAAGATATTGGATTTATTGAATGAAAGGATTCCTCTATATAAGGAAAGGATTATAAAGAGAATCAGGTCTGTCTCCCCCTTTAAACCTCTGGTCATAAAAAGGGATATAGATAGAGATTCTGTTGCATTTATTGTAGAACATATATTTGATATTCCCGGGGTAGAGTTAAACATCGAACCCCTTAGAAGTTATCAATATAATGATTTGTCAGCTCATCTATTGGGTTATTTAGGAGAGATTGATGAAAAGGGCCTTCAGGAATCAAAAAATGGTTATCAGCTGGGAGACTTTATAGGACAGTTGGGGATTGAGAAGGTGTATGAGGCCTACCTTAAAGGTGAGAATGGAAAGAAGCAGGTAGAGGTTGATGCTTATGGTAGGGAGTTAAAACTGTTAATAAAGAAGGATTTTTCACCTGGTAACAATCTGATACTTACCATAGACATAAGGATCCAAAAACTTGCAGAAGAGCTATTGGATAATATGACAGGCAGTATAGTGGTCATGAACCCTCAAAATGGTGAAGTGTTAGCCATGGTGAGTAAGCCATCCTTTGATCCCAATCTCTTTGCTAAAGGGATTTCAAAAGAGGAGTGGTTAAATTTAGTGAGAAATGAAAAGCACCCATTACAAAATAGGGCTATTCAGGGACAATATCCCCCTGGTTCAGTTTATAAGATAGTAACGGCCATTGCAGGTTTAGAAGAAGGGATAATAACACCCAAAACAACTATTTTTGATAAAGGATACTTTTTCTTTGGGAACAGGGTGTATAGATGTTGGAAGGAGGGGGGACATGGGACTGTAAATCTTCATAAAGCCTTGGTTGAGTCATGTGATACATATTTTTATAAGGTAGGGAGTCAGTTAGGGATAGATACGTTAGCAAGGTACGCAAAGGGCTTTGGACTTGGGAAGAAAACAGAAATAGGTTTAGAAAATGAAAAGGAAGGGCTTGTTCCATCAACCCAATGGAAAAAGAGAGTAAAGAATGAACCCTGGTTTCCAGGAGAGACGATTTCTGCTTCTATTGGTCAGGGATATAATCTTGTGACACCTCTACAATTAGCAAGTTTAATGAGCTCCATTGCTAATGGCGGGATTAGATATAAACCGAAACTTGTTAAACAGATAGAATCACCAGAAGGTATAATATTATTTTCAAATCAATCGGAGATTATAGGTAGGATTCCTGCTAGGTCAGAGACTTTAAAGATAGTAAGAAAAGGCTTATTAGGAGTTGTCAATGATAATCATGGGACTGGAAGGAGGGCCAGTATAAAGAATATTCTTGTAGCTGGGAAGACAGGGACAGCCCAGGTTATAAGAATGAAGGAGAATGAACCTAAAGATAATCAAGAAAGGCTTCCCTATCACTTAAGAGATCATGGTTGGTTTGTTTGCTTTGCCCCATTTGAAAATTCTGAACTAGTAGTTGTAGTTTGTAGTGAACATGGTGGAAAACATGGAGCAAGTTATGCACCTCTAGCAAAAAAAATCATTCAGGAATATTTTAAATTAAAGAATTCTAGCGCTACAATATCAGATTGA
- the rodA gene encoding rod shape-determining protein RodA, translating into MIDRRLIANFDWGLLMITIVISTIGVLIIYSSVYGRIEPNLKGIYIKQIYWILCGLFGIFFIILFDYNSLERYVYFLYFSMIFLLVYLLLYGKVVAGTQRWIFLGPISFQPSELMKLVLIIVLAKHFSNRKRSDSLYLRELIFPFIIVLIPFLLVAKQPDLGTAFMFFFIFFTLVFIVGLKFKAFLYLIFTGMFFLPSMWFFLQDYQKKRLLTLLDPYADPLGAGYHSLQSMIAIGSGGLWGKGLFAGTQSRLNFLPAKHTDFIFSVLAEEWGFIGAFTLVILYLIFLLKAIDISYRSRDDFGYYLAIGIVGMMGFYIMMNIGMTLGIIPIVGLPLPLMSYGGSSIFTTMLAVGLLLSIRMRRFKY; encoded by the coding sequence ATGATTGACAGAAGACTTATCGCGAATTTTGATTGGGGTTTGTTGATGATCACCATTGTTATTAGCACCATTGGCGTATTAATCATTTATAGTTCCGTCTATGGCAGAATAGAACCGAATCTCAAAGGAATATATATAAAACAGATTTATTGGATCCTTTGTGGATTATTTGGGATATTTTTTATTATCCTTTTTGACTATAACTCATTAGAAAGATATGTCTATTTTTTGTATTTTAGTATGATTTTTCTTCTGGTCTATCTCTTATTATATGGAAAGGTTGTAGCAGGTACTCAGAGATGGATATTTTTAGGCCCAATTTCTTTTCAACCATCAGAATTGATGAAATTGGTTTTGATTATCGTTCTTGCAAAACATTTTTCTAATCGAAAGAGATCAGATTCTTTATATCTAAGAGAACTCATTTTTCCTTTTATAATTGTTCTCATTCCATTTCTTTTAGTTGCAAAACAGCCTGATTTAGGAACCGCTTTTATGTTTTTCTTCATTTTCTTTACGCTCGTATTTATCGTTGGTTTAAAATTTAAAGCTTTTTTATACTTAATATTTACTGGTATGTTTTTTCTTCCTTCCATGTGGTTTTTTCTTCAAGATTATCAAAAAAAGAGATTGTTAACTTTATTAGATCCCTACGCCGATCCTCTAGGTGCGGGTTACCATAGTCTTCAATCGATGATTGCAATAGGTTCAGGGGGTCTATGGGGGAAAGGTCTTTTTGCAGGAACTCAGAGTCGCCTTAATTTTCTCCCTGCAAAACATACAGATTTTATATTCTCAGTGTTAGCTGAAGAATGGGGATTTATCGGGGCATTTACTCTGGTAATTTTATATTTAATTTTTTTACTCAAGGCTATTGATATCTCTTATCGATCGAGAGACGATTTCGGATATTATTTAGCCATTGGTATCGTTGGGATGATGGGTTTTTATATTATGATGAATATTGGGATGACTCTTGGAATTATTCCTATCGTAGGTTTACCTCTACCTCTTATGAGTTATGGCGGTTCCTCAATATTTACAACAATGTTGGCTGTGGGACTGTTATTAAGTATAAGGATGAGGAGATTTAAATATTAA
- a CDS encoding TIGR03960 family B12-binding radical SAM protein, translating into MNKYQDILSYIRKPSRYLGDEFNSIHKDLKSVKTKVALIFPDIYEIGMSHLGLKILYHILNKRPDIAAERVFAPDVDYECILKKRGLPLSSLESNLPLNQFHIIGFSLQYELTFTNVLNILRLGNIPLKSRERNKDCPLIIAGGSSVANPEPLADFIDVFVLGDGEEVILELVDIYQECLENKDTKKECLDRLSQLEGIYVPSLFEIIYKDNNEIDSINPQKNGYQKVKKRILRNLDSVEYPVSPIVPFTKIVHDRIDIEVARGCYRKCRFCQANRVKSPYRTRGIENIFHLVNESIKNTGYEEISLHSLNICDYKNLGFIIHHLMDGLSKEHIALSLPSLMVGFLDSEIIKNIQKVRKTGFTLVAEAGTERLRRLINKDISEDRLLKDVEEIVKAGWNSLKLYFMIGLPTEKDEDIDGIIRLCYEVLHIIKKQRGRLKNINVSISSFVPKSHTPFQWFPQHEMSLLKEKLEYLKRHLKNKRFTLKFHSVEMSFLEAVFSRGDRRLGEVLVRALNKGCHFDGWKEHFRYQKWKESFCDSEIDPRFYSNRKIDLNILLPWHHLDIGISEDFLKDEYFKVINNIDTFSLVQQNFENKTKNKLEIEPKDFFFEKSDTQNHKHKIPVQRMRIQFKKLNNMKFLSHLELMKVFYRALKRAHIDVAYTSGFHPRPRISFGMALPIGVESVCEYLDLEFSSYIEPEDFLSKLNQALPKGLEIVLAKNIPLKSHNMITEKVIYNINLKMNNVANYDSILEDYNQMITSFLSNKEIVIGREKNDSFKKISIRPLIIDMQAINMKKNSINLELILKMRESDNVRPEEVVKELNRSKKIYPEMDILSIKKVGISLKDDW; encoded by the coding sequence ATGAATAAATATCAAGATATACTTTCCTATATAAGAAAACCATCAAGGTATTTAGGAGATGAGTTCAATTCGATCCACAAAGATCTCAAATCTGTAAAAACAAAAGTCGCTTTGATCTTTCCAGATATCTATGAAATTGGAATGTCTCATCTTGGATTAAAGATCCTTTATCATATATTAAATAAAAGACCTGACATAGCGGCAGAAAGGGTTTTTGCTCCTGATGTAGACTATGAATGTATCCTTAAAAAAAGGGGACTTCCCTTATCAAGTTTAGAGTCCAATCTACCTTTGAATCAATTTCATATTATAGGATTTAGCCTTCAGTATGAACTTACATTTACGAATGTATTAAATATCCTTCGCCTTGGAAACATTCCTTTAAAAAGTAGAGAAAGAAATAAAGATTGTCCATTGATCATTGCTGGAGGTTCTTCTGTTGCAAATCCAGAGCCTCTTGCAGATTTTATAGATGTCTTTGTGTTGGGAGATGGAGAGGAGGTCATATTAGAACTGGTAGATATCTATCAAGAATGTTTGGAGAATAAAGATACGAAAAAGGAATGTCTCGATAGATTATCTCAACTAGAAGGGATATATGTTCCCTCTCTTTTTGAAATCATTTACAAGGATAACAATGAAATTGATAGCATTAATCCTCAAAAAAATGGGTATCAAAAAGTGAAAAAGAGGATTTTAAGGAATTTGGATTCTGTAGAGTATCCTGTATCTCCTATTGTACCGTTTACAAAGATTGTTCATGACAGGATAGACATAGAGGTTGCGAGGGGATGTTACAGGAAATGTAGATTTTGTCAGGCCAATAGGGTTAAAAGCCCTTACAGGACAAGAGGCATTGAAAATATTTTTCATTTGGTTAACGAAAGCATAAAAAACACGGGTTACGAAGAAATTTCTCTCCATTCTCTCAATATTTGTGATTATAAGAATCTGGGGTTCATCATTCATCATTTAATGGACGGGTTATCTAAAGAACATATAGCCCTTTCTTTACCATCTTTAATGGTTGGGTTTTTAGATAGTGAGATTATTAAAAATATTCAAAAGGTCAGAAAGACAGGCTTCACTCTCGTAGCCGAGGCAGGTACAGAGCGTCTTAGAAGGCTTATCAATAAAGATATTTCAGAAGATAGATTATTAAAAGATGTAGAAGAAATCGTTAAGGCAGGATGGAACTCTTTAAAATTATATTTTATGATTGGATTACCTACTGAGAAGGATGAAGATATTGATGGGATAATAAGGCTCTGTTATGAAGTACTTCATATTATTAAAAAGCAAAGAGGAAGGCTTAAGAATATTAACGTCAGTATCTCGTCCTTTGTCCCAAAATCTCATACTCCCTTTCAGTGGTTTCCTCAGCATGAAATGAGTTTGTTGAAAGAAAAGTTAGAATATCTAAAAAGGCATTTAAAAAATAAAAGATTTACTCTTAAGTTTCATTCTGTGGAAATGAGTTTTTTAGAAGCTGTTTTTTCAAGAGGGGATAGAAGGTTGGGCGAGGTTTTGGTAAGGGCTCTAAATAAAGGTTGTCATTTCGATGGCTGGAAGGAACACTTTCGATATCAGAAATGGAAAGAGTCATTTTGCGACTCAGAAATTGATCCAAGATTTTATTCGAACAGAAAAATAGATCTAAACATTTTATTGCCGTGGCATCATTTAGATATAGGTATTAGTGAAGATTTTTTAAAAGATGAGTACTTTAAGGTTATTAATAATATTGACACATTTTCTTTGGTTCAACAGAACTTTGAAAATAAAACCAAAAATAAGTTAGAAATCGAGCCAAAGGATTTTTTCTTTGAGAAATCAGATACACAAAATCACAAGCATAAAATTCCTGTTCAGAGGATGAGGATTCAGTTTAAGAAGCTAAATAATATGAAATTTTTATCTCACCTCGAATTGATGAAGGTTTTCTATAGAGCATTAAAGAGGGCCCATATTGATGTTGCTTATACTTCAGGATTTCATCCAAGGCCAAGGATATCTTTTGGAATGGCCTTGCCTATAGGGGTTGAAAGTGTATGTGAATATTTAGATTTAGAGTTTTCTTCTTATATAGAACCTGAAGATTTTTTATCAAAGCTTAACCAAGCACTACCCAAAGGATTAGAGATTGTTTTGGCTAAGAATATCCCTCTTAAATCTCATAATATGATAACAGAAAAGGTTATCTACAATATAAACTTAAAAATGAATAACGTTGCAAATTATGATAGTATTTTAGAAGATTACAATCAAATGATAACTTCCTTTTTATCAAATAAAGAAATAGTGATTGGAAGGGAAAAGAATGATAGTTTTAAAAAAATAAGTATTAGACCTTTGATTATAGACATGCAAGCAATAAATATGAAAAAAAATTCAATTAATTTAGAATTGATATTAAAGATGAGGGAGTCTGATAATGTAAGGCCTGAAGAGGTCGTTAAGGAATTAAATCGGTCAAAAAAAATATATCCAGAGATGGATATTTTATCAATAAAAAAAGTTGGGATAAGCTTAAAAGATGACTGGTAA